The Streptomyces achromogenes genome window below encodes:
- a CDS encoding glycerophosphodiester phosphodiesterase, whose protein sequence is MNFLTIGHRGVMGVEPENTLRSFVAAEQAGLDAIELDLHLSKDGALVVMHDPEVDRTTDGTGPIADQTLAELRTLDAGRGERVPRFEEVLDVVQAPLQAEIKDVQAARALAEVMLARDLVRRVEVSSFHDEAVAEIARLVPGVRTALIGSRYGLDIVDRAVAAGAATVCLNLRRLTLEIVEEARKRDLRIIGWVVNTQEQLRLVRALELDGATTDYPDIRRTGRFTA, encoded by the coding sequence TTGAACTTCCTCACCATCGGTCACCGTGGCGTCATGGGCGTCGAGCCCGAGAACACCCTGCGTTCCTTCGTCGCCGCCGAGCAGGCCGGCCTCGACGCCATCGAACTCGACCTGCATCTGAGCAAGGACGGCGCCCTCGTGGTCATGCACGACCCCGAGGTGGACCGCACGACCGACGGCACCGGCCCCATCGCCGACCAGACGCTCGCGGAACTGCGCACCCTCGACGCCGGACGCGGGGAACGCGTCCCGCGGTTCGAGGAGGTGCTGGACGTCGTACAGGCGCCCCTGCAGGCCGAGATCAAGGACGTGCAGGCGGCGCGGGCGCTGGCCGAGGTGATGCTCGCACGGGACCTCGTGCGGCGGGTGGAGGTGTCCTCCTTCCACGACGAGGCCGTCGCGGAGATCGCACGGCTGGTGCCCGGGGTGCGCACCGCGCTCATCGGCAGCCGCTACGGCCTCGACATCGTGGACCGGGCCGTCGCGGCCGGCGCCGCGACGGTCTGCCTCAATCTGCGGCGGCTCACCCTTGAGATCGTCGAGGAGGCACGCAAGCGAGATCTGCGGATCATCGGCTGGGTGGTGAACACACAGGAACAGTTGCGGCTGGTGCGCGCCCTGGAGCTGGACGGCGCGACCACCGACTACCCCGACATCAGGCGCACCGGCCGGTTCACCGCCTGA
- a CDS encoding GNAT family N-acetyltransferase encodes MDTAATDLVFRTATDADVDELVALIESAYRGDSSRAGWTTEADILEGQRTDPEGVRAVIKAADSRLITVEQDGRVVACCQLAHRGDHAYFGMFAVSPAVQGAGLGRTVMAEAERQAREDWGVGEMQMTVISVREDLIAWYERRGYRRTGRMTPFPYGDERFGIPRRDDLQFELLVKPLAVPPA; translated from the coding sequence ATGGACACCGCAGCCACCGACCTCGTCTTCCGCACCGCCACCGACGCCGACGTGGACGAGCTGGTCGCGCTCATCGAGTCCGCCTACCGCGGGGACTCCAGTCGGGCGGGGTGGACGACGGAGGCGGACATCCTCGAGGGACAGCGCACCGATCCCGAAGGTGTGCGCGCGGTCATCAAGGCGGCGGACAGCCGGCTGATCACCGTCGAACAGGACGGCCGTGTGGTCGCCTGCTGCCAGCTGGCCCACCGCGGCGACCACGCCTACTTCGGCATGTTCGCGGTGAGTCCCGCGGTGCAGGGCGCCGGCCTCGGCAGGACGGTCATGGCGGAGGCCGAGCGGCAGGCCCGCGAGGACTGGGGCGTCGGCGAGATGCAGATGACGGTGATCTCCGTGCGCGAGGACCTCATCGCCTGGTACGAGCGGCGCGGCTACCGCCGTACGGGACGTATGACCCCGTTCCCGTACGGTGACGAGCGTTTCGGCATTCCGCGGCGCGACGACCTCCAGTTCGAGCTGCTGGTCAAGCCGCTGGCCGTGCCGCCGGCCTGA
- a CDS encoding VOC family protein translates to MVHVLSSRTLLRPADPERSRVFYGEQLGLAVSREFGTGPDRGTVYFLGGGHLELSGRAENPPTPAERAAAPVRLWLQVADAAAAHDELRAKGVEITRPPVKEPWGLIEMWIADPDGIPIVLVEVPADHPMRYRPGI, encoded by the coding sequence ATGGTGCACGTACTGAGCAGCAGGACCCTGCTTCGACCGGCCGATCCCGAGCGTTCCCGCGTCTTCTACGGGGAACAGCTGGGCCTGGCCGTCTCCCGTGAGTTCGGCACGGGCCCGGACCGCGGGACCGTCTACTTCCTCGGCGGCGGCCACCTGGAACTCTCGGGCCGCGCCGAGAACCCGCCGACACCGGCCGAGCGCGCCGCCGCTCCCGTGCGGCTGTGGCTCCAGGTGGCGGACGCCGCGGCGGCACACGACGAGCTGCGGGCCAAGGGCGTCGAGATCACGCGTCCGCCGGTGAAGGAGCCCTGGGGTCTGATCGAGATGTGGATCGCCGACCCGGACGGAATCCCGATCGTGCTCGTGGAGGTACCGGCGGACCACCCGATGCGGTACCGGCCGGGCATCTGA
- a CDS encoding VOC family protein — protein MKLDAPVPGGPCWAELGTGDLEAAKRFYAELFGWRAETDPRQEAGGYSVAHLGDAAVAALGPRYQKAQPCAWSVSFAVTDADVSSRLATEAGGRVPVGPMDVFDVGRFAVVLDPAGAAFQLWQARSFSGAGLFNAPGSLGWVELLTRDPDGAETFYTTVFGWTVHSSENYLQWGVGGADFGGMIRMDDKFPPEVPPHWLPYFAVADVDATTQTALGAGGAALMEPTTVPDGPRIAVLRDPQGAVFGVYVAGHDR, from the coding sequence ATGAAGCTCGACGCGCCCGTGCCGGGCGGCCCCTGCTGGGCCGAGCTGGGGACCGGTGACCTGGAAGCGGCGAAGCGGTTCTACGCGGAGCTGTTCGGCTGGCGCGCGGAGACGGATCCGCGGCAGGAGGCCGGCGGCTACTCGGTCGCACACCTCGGCGACGCGGCCGTCGCCGCGCTCGGTCCCCGGTACCAGAAGGCACAGCCCTGCGCCTGGAGCGTGTCGTTCGCCGTGACCGACGCGGACGTCAGCTCCCGGCTGGCCACGGAGGCCGGCGGCAGGGTGCCGGTCGGACCGATGGACGTCTTCGACGTGGGCCGGTTCGCGGTCGTCCTCGACCCCGCCGGGGCCGCGTTCCAGTTGTGGCAGGCGCGGTCCTTCTCCGGCGCGGGCCTGTTCAACGCGCCCGGCTCGCTCGGCTGGGTCGAGTTGCTGACCCGTGATCCCGACGGAGCGGAGACCTTCTACACCACGGTCTTCGGCTGGACCGTCCACTCGTCGGAGAACTACCTGCAATGGGGCGTCGGCGGCGCGGACTTCGGCGGCATGATCAGGATGGACGACAAGTTCCCGCCCGAGGTGCCCCCGCACTGGCTGCCGTACTTCGCGGTCGCCGACGTGGACGCCACCACGCAGACCGCCCTCGGGGCCGGCGGTGCCGCGCTCATGGAGCCGACCACGGTGCCGGACGGCCCGCGGATCGCCGTGCTGCGCGATCCCCAGGGCGCGGTGTTCGGGGTGTACGTCGCCGGACACGACAGATGA
- a CDS encoding MarR family winged helix-turn-helix transcriptional regulator: protein MSAVVRQWQAVRPDLDTGPMEIIGRVNRCAALLQQAEDAPLRRAGLSRPEFDVLGALRRQGHELTPGELARETYSSGAAVTKRLKQLTERGLVERRGDSRDRRVAHLRLTDAGRDLVDGIMPEQLAYESAALSAMDDGRQGELADLLGELLSRLEGQMRSLGV from the coding sequence GTGTCGGCCGTCGTCCGGCAGTGGCAGGCCGTCCGGCCGGACCTGGACACCGGGCCCATGGAGATCATCGGCCGTGTGAACCGCTGCGCCGCCCTCCTCCAGCAGGCCGAGGACGCGCCCCTGCGGCGGGCCGGACTGAGCCGCCCCGAGTTCGACGTGCTCGGCGCGCTGCGCCGCCAGGGCCACGAGCTGACCCCCGGCGAACTGGCCCGCGAGACCTACTCGTCCGGCGCGGCCGTCACCAAGCGCCTCAAGCAGCTCACCGAACGCGGTCTGGTGGAGCGCCGGGGCGACAGCCGCGACCGTCGTGTCGCGCACCTCCGGCTCACCGACGCCGGCCGTGACCTCGTCGACGGCATCATGCCCGAGCAGCTCGCCTACGAGAGCGCCGCGCTGTCCGCCATGGACGACGGCCGACAGGGCGAACTGGCGGACCTGTTGGGGGAGTTGCTGAGCCGGCTGGAGGGGCAGATGCGGTCGCTGGGCGTCTGA
- a CDS encoding DUF5134 domain-containing protein has product MHGPASPGWLLVALCAATGAYCLLRMRSSVEEQRRAAGGEALMGFGMAAMAVPPAVFTPPAWTWPAYAAVFGTAALRALWAARVSACHLHHLVGAGAMVYMAAAMAVSPAPAHAHEHGGAGVPLLTGVLLLYFAGYVLVSGVRLLPVAGTGTSAVAWSDRPEVVRACRLSMGIGMLAMLLTM; this is encoded by the coding sequence GTGCACGGACCGGCTTCGCCCGGCTGGCTGCTGGTGGCGCTGTGTGCGGCGACCGGGGCGTACTGCCTGCTGCGGATGCGCAGCAGCGTCGAGGAGCAGCGCCGGGCCGCGGGCGGCGAGGCGCTGATGGGTTTCGGGATGGCCGCGATGGCCGTGCCCCCGGCCGTGTTCACCCCGCCGGCCTGGACCTGGCCCGCGTACGCCGCCGTCTTCGGCACAGCCGCGTTGCGGGCGCTGTGGGCGGCCCGGGTGAGCGCCTGCCACCTGCATCACCTGGTGGGCGCCGGGGCCATGGTCTACATGGCCGCCGCGATGGCCGTCTCCCCCGCCCCGGCCCACGCGCACGAGCACGGCGGCGCGGGGGTGCCGCTGCTGACGGGCGTGCTGCTGCTGTACTTCGCCGGCTATGTCCTCGTGTCGGGGGTCCGGCTGCTGCCGGTCGCCGGGACGGGCACGTCCGCCGTCGCCTGGAGCGACCGGCCGGAAGTGGTCCGGGCGTGCCGGCTGTCCATGGGGATCGGCATGCTGGCGATGCTTCTGACGATGTGA
- a CDS encoding M56 family metallopeptidase — protein MTVTAVLLLLGALTAVVAPRLIARADWPDREPVVALWAWQCVVAAILLCCALSMTLSAAAAWQGVRGQVFAPAPQAVVEAYTAGGTGPWAAATALALACGGVWSGTMLVREVLRGRAGHRSRQAELRLRAPLLPGESASSGGLLVVEGERPDAWWLSGARPRLVVTTAALRRLKGRQLDAVLAHEQGHARARHDWLLRCSTALATGFPRVPVFAAFRAEMHRLVELAADDTASRRFGRRTTALALVELNEARGVFGPAPAPQAHVPRRVGRLLAPPDRLTATRRLGLTAAAALLPVIPVLVTLVPGLRALV, from the coding sequence ATGACGGTCACCGCGGTCCTGCTGCTGCTCGGCGCTCTGACCGCTGTGGTCGCCCCCCGGCTGATCGCCCGGGCCGACTGGCCGGACCGTGAACCGGTGGTCGCCCTGTGGGCGTGGCAGTGCGTGGTGGCCGCGATCCTGCTGTGCTGTGCGCTGTCCATGACGCTGAGTGCGGCGGCCGCCTGGCAGGGGGTGCGCGGACAGGTCTTCGCGCCGGCTCCGCAGGCGGTCGTCGAGGCGTACACGGCGGGCGGGACCGGCCCTTGGGCCGCGGCGACCGCGCTGGCGCTGGCCTGCGGCGGGGTGTGGAGCGGGACGATGCTCGTGCGGGAGGTCCTGCGCGGCCGGGCCGGACACCGGTCCCGCCAGGCCGAACTGCGGCTGCGGGCACCGCTGTTGCCGGGCGAGTCGGCCTCGTCCGGCGGGCTGCTCGTGGTGGAGGGTGAACGCCCCGACGCCTGGTGGCTGTCGGGCGCACGCCCCCGACTGGTCGTCACCACGGCCGCGCTGCGACGCCTGAAGGGTCGTCAGCTCGATGCCGTCCTCGCGCACGAGCAGGGACACGCCCGGGCTCGGCACGACTGGCTGCTGCGCTGCTCGACGGCGCTGGCCACCGGGTTCCCGCGGGTGCCGGTGTTCGCCGCGTTCCGCGCCGAGATGCACCGGCTGGTCGAGCTCGCCGCCGACGACACGGCGTCGCGCCGCTTCGGCCGGCGGACGACCGCGTTGGCACTGGTCGAACTCAACGAGGCGCGGGGCGTGTTCGGCCCCGCTCCCGCCCCGCAGGCCCATGTGCCGCGGCGCGTGGGCCGGTTGCTCGCACCGCCCGACCGCCTCACCGCGACCCGTCGGCTCGGGCTGACGGCCGCGGCCGCGCTGCTGCCGGTGATCCCGGTGCTGGTGACCCTGGTACCGGGTCTGCGGGCGCTGGTCTGA